A DNA window from Solanum lycopersicum chromosome 3, SLM_r2.1 contains the following coding sequences:
- the LOC101261100 gene encoding homogentisate solanesyltransferase, chloroplastic produces the protein MELAFSSLRFSSHQHNDYRYRKLTAPPSCNAANLVLKSSNNLSSLPGLSKNFSNTLLCRNYRHTSIRACSQVGTAGSDPVLDKISQFKDAFWRFLRPHTIRGTVLGSASLVTRALIENPNLIRWSLVLKAFSGLIALICGNGYIVGINQIYDIGIDKVNKPYLPIAAGDLSVQSAWILVLLFAVSGLLIVGLNFGPFITSLYCLGLFLGTIYSVPPFRLKRFAVIAFLIIATVRGFLLNYGVYYATRAALGLSFEWSSPVAFITTFVTVFALVIAITKDLPDVEGDRKFQISTLATKLGVRNIAFLGSGLLLTNYIGAVVAAIYMPQAFRSSLMIPVHVILASCLVFQAWLLERANYTKEAISAYYRLIWNLFYAEYIIFPFI, from the exons ATGGAGTTGGCATTTTCATCCCTTCGATTTTCATCTCACCAACACAATGATTACCGCTACAGAAAGTTAACTGCTCCACCTTCTTGTAATGCTGCTAACTTGGTGCTCAAATCTTCCAACAACTTGTCATCTTTACCTGGATTGAGCAAAAACTTTTCAAACACCCTTTTGTGTAGAAACTACAGGCACACTTCCATCCGG GCATGTTCTCAAGTTGGTACTGCTGGATCTGATCCAGTGTTGGATAAAATTTCACAATTTAAAGATGCCTTTTGGAGATTTTTGAGGCCCCACACTATACGTGGGACTGTGCTAGGATCCGC CTCATTGGTGACTCGAGCTTTAATTGAGAATCCGAACCTAATCAGGTGGTCATTAGTATTGAAGGCCTTTTCTGGTCTTATTGCCCTAATATGTGGGAATGGTTATATAGTGGGCATCAATCAAATATATGACATTGGCATTGACAA GGTAAACAAGCCGTACTTACCCATAGCTGCCGGAGATCTTTCAGTTCAGTCTGCATGGATCTTGGTGTTATTGTTCGCTGTGTCTGGCCTTCTTATTGTTGGACTGAATTTTGGCCCCTTCATTACTTCTCTTTACTGTCTTGGTCTCTTTCTAGGTACCATTTATTCAGTCCCACCATTTCGGCTGAAGAGATTTGCTGTCATAGCGTTCCTAATAATTGCCACG GTGCGTGGATTTCTTCTTAATTATGGTGTGTATTATGCCACCAGGGCTGCTCTGGGACTAAGCTTTGAGTGGAG CTCACCTGTTGCATTTATTACTACCTTTGTGACTGTGTTTGCACTAGTCATTGCCATCACCAAGGATTTACCAGATGTGGAGGGTGATCGCAA GTTTCAGATATCTACCTTGGCAACAAAGCTTGGTGTGAGAAACATAGCATTTCTCGGCTCTGGTCTATTATTAACAAATTACATTGGTGCTGTAGTTGCGGCAATATACATGCCCCAA GCATTCAGGAGTAGCTTGATGATACCTGTACATGTCATCTTAGCATCGTGTTTAGTTTTCCAG GCATGGTTGTTGGAAAGAGCAAATTACACCAAG GAAGCAATCTCAGCATATTATAGACTTATATGGAATCTTTTCTATGCGGAGTACATCATCTTCCCTTTCATCTAA